One genomic window of Salvia miltiorrhiza cultivar Shanhuang (shh) chromosome 4, IMPLAD_Smil_shh, whole genome shotgun sequence includes the following:
- the LOC131021116 gene encoding protein FAR1-RELATED SEQUENCE 5-like, whose protein sequence is MRDFIGDESGGEGSDTCYREGCDDRIEAVIEDETDATTEMGSNNTRSNTNDALDGLEALQRSYENRLLEGTAIGSLHEVHKLYCDYAILMGFSVRKGTQGYFKPTINLRMKMYLCSCAGPPDNKSSEGRLAAYKKQTYRSNCNAMLRVAHVNVEAPWIITTFVKQHNHKLVNPSQSYLLRSAHNMSRQQKRLLISMRASGIGVSRAYLFLENEAESRQNIGFIRKYVYNELHSDSRNASKVDNADANKLLEILIDRGLSDHSFYWKVKLKDDGRLKNLFFRDTWCLIDCQHFDDVLSVDATYKTNKYNLICVPMVDINHHRMNVLFGLSFLSNEKAVSYEWLFSTFLQAMYHKEPSIVFSDQDMAVVNAMDSTFRQASHRLCQ, encoded by the coding sequence ATGCGGGATTTTATCGGTGATGAATCAGGAGGTGAGGGCAGTGATACGTGCTACAGAGAAGGCTGTGACGATAGAATTGAAGCTGTTATCGAGGATGAAACTGATGCGACTACGGAGATGGGTAGCAATAATACACGATCCAATACGAATGATGCCTTGGATGGGCTTGAAGCACTGCAGAGAAGTTATGAAAATAGGCTTCTTGAAGGTACTGCTATAGGCAGTTTGCATGAGGTGCATAAGCTATATTGTGATTATGCCATTTTGATGGGATTTTCAGTGCGCAAAGGTACTCAAGGTTATTTCAAGCCGACTATCAACCTTCGAATGAAGATGTATCTTTGTTCATGCGCAGGACCCCCAGATAACAAGTCGTCCGAGGGTAGATTAGCCGCGTACAAAAAACAGACGTATAGGAGTAATTGTAATGCAATGCTCCGTGTTGCACATGTCAATGTTGAGGCACCGTGGATAATTACGACATTTGTGAAGCAACATAACCACAAGTTGGTTAATCCTTCCCAGAGTTACTTGTTGCGATCGGCCCATAACATGTCACGGCAGCAGAAGAGGTTGCTTATTTCTATGCGGGCAAGTGGGATTGGTGTTAGCCGGGCCTATCTTTTTTTGGAAAATGAAGCAGAAAGCCGACAAAACATAGGATTCATACGAAAATATGTGTACAACGAATTACATTCGGATAGCCGAAATGCGTCGAAGGTTGACAATGCAGATGCTAATAAATTGTTGGAGATTTTGATCGATAGGGGATTGAGCGACCATTCCTTCTATTGGAAGGTAAAGTTAAAGGACGATGGGAGGCTTAAAAATCTCTTCTTTCGCGATACCTGGTGTTTGATCGACTGTCAGcattttgatgatgttttatCCGTTGATGCAACTTACAAGACGAACAAGTACAACTTGATATGTGTTCCAATGGTCGACATCAATCATCATCGTATGAATGTATTGTTTGGACTTTCTTTCTTGTCAAATGAGAAAGCAGTGTCGTATGAGTGGTTATTTAGTACCTTTCTGCAAGCAATGTATCACAAAGAGCCCTCCATTGTATTCTCCGACCAAGACATGGCTGTTGTGAATGCTATGGACTCGACTTTTCGGCAAGCATCACATAGGCTTTGTCAATGA
- the LOC131022141 gene encoding uncharacterized protein LOC131022141 yields MAGGGRLRDSDITYLLLQEVLVLYIIQLTLLVACLAKFNTKKRKRGLGTIKYDIISRIPDQEKHLARIIGTNDMDCIANLRMDRRTFRRLCRVLRERGGLVDRKYVTVEEQLAMFLSVLAHHKKNKVVRFDFWRSGQTISRYIHVVLGAIMRLHELFLPKPVAVTEECTDPRWQWFKGCLGALDGTYIDVMVGSSDQPRYRTRKGQISTNVLGVCDRNLRFTYVLSGWEGSAADSRILRDAIRRPHGLKVPKGYYYLCDNGYANSDGFLTPFKGVRYHLKEWGPNSGRPQNKEELYNLRHSKARNVIERAFGILKMRWGILRSPTFYPIKTQNRLIMAAFLLHNFIRTEMPIDPVELQFDDLVQENQGFGNELEHEEYIDTVVNSPQWNASRDALAEAMWLQYSNGA; encoded by the exons ATGGCTGGTGGAGGACGTCTTCGGGACAGTGACATCACATACTTGTTGTTGCAAGAAGTACTTGTGCTTTATATTATACAGTTGACGTTATTAGTTGCATGTTTAGCTAAATTTAACACGAAAAAGAGAAAGCGTGGGCTAGGGACTATAAAATATGACATTATCAGTAGGATCCCTGATCAAGAAAAGCATTTAGCGCGCATAATAGGTACGAATGATATGGATTGCATTGCAAACTTGCGTATGGATCGTAGAACTTTTAGGCGACTGTGTCGGGTACTACGTGAACGAGGTGGTTTGGTTGATAGGAAATACGTAACTGTTGAGGAACAACTTGCTATGTTCTTGTCCGTCCTAGCCCATCATAAAAAGAACAAAGTAGTTCGATTTGATTTTTGGAGGTCCGGTCAAACCATTTCGCGCTATATACATGTGGTTTTAGGAGCGATAATGCGTTTACATGAGCTTTTCTTACCAAAACCAGTGGCTGTTACCGAAGAATGCACGGACCCTCGTTGGCAATGGTTTAAG GGCTGTCTGGGTGCCTTAGATGGCACCTATATCGATGTAATGGTTGGAAGTAGTGATCAACCACGGTATCGGACAAGAAAAGGCCAGATTTCAACGAATGTATTAGGCGTGTGCGATAGGAATTTGAGATTTACATATGTGTTATCTGGATGGGAAGGCTCGGCAGCAGATTCCCGAATTTTAAGAGACGCTATACGTAGGCCTCATGGATTGAAAGTTCCAAAGG GATATTACTATTTGTGTGACAATGGTTACGCAAATAGTGATGGGTTTCTAACACCTTTCAAAGGTGTTAGATACCATCTCAAAGAGTGGGGTCCCAACTCCGGCAGGCCCCAAAACAAAGAAGAACTCTACAACTTGAGACATAGCAAAGCGCGCAATGTGATTGAAAGGGCATTCGGCATATTGAAGATGAGGTGGGGCATACTCCGTTCCCCAACGTTCTATCCGATTAAAACACAAAATAGGCTTATCATGGCTGCCTTTCTACTTCACAATTTCATCCGCACGGAAATGCCTATTGACCCTGTGGAGCTACAATTTGATGATTTGGTGCAAGAAAATCAAGGTTTTGGCAATGAGTTAGAACATGAGGAATACATTGACACCGTTGTGAATTCTCCTCAATGGAATGCATCGAGAGACGCATTGGCTGAGGCCATGTGGCTCCAATATTCCAATGGGGCGTAG
- the LOC131022142 gene encoding uncharacterized protein LOC131022142, translating into MALFKVRSQDWFLYVENWDAQKDNLLMNCLIEKIDECSPTPPQLSPHVLIYAMNALNSQLNAKVKLLSVEARCDFLRDRYMCFKHLCNLPETDWDRSTNKIHAKDEVWARLFQENKFNQAYYYEGEPLYFQMIKLFGLASVKTELSHTVILIEDSSPNKEQIPYEICDDTSSDDEVNSPLLKPKKEVSRKLNFPDDACSGISPAFPITYKSSVFVPWSPIEEKFACPSSNAFPGKLKENMSADPGYGGSSCASSSPFK; encoded by the exons ATGGCACTCTTCAAAGTAAGATCGCAAGATTGGTTTCTCTATGTTGAGAACTGGGATGCACAGAAGGACAACTTGCTAATGAATTGTTTGATCGAAAAAATCGATGAATGCTCACCGACACCCCCACAACTGTCGCCGCACGTGCTGATTTATGCCATGAACGCGCTCAACTCACAACTAAACGCTAAGGTGAAACTACTCTCTGTGGAGGCGCGTTGTGATTTTCTCCGGGATCGCTACATGTGCTTCAAACATTTGTGTAATTTACCGGAGACTGACTGGGACCGATCGACTAACAAGATTCACGCGAAGGACGAGGTGTGGGCGAGGCTCTTTCAG GAAAACAAATTCAACCAAGCTTACTATTACGAGGGAGAACCCTTGTATTTTCAAATGATTAAGTTATTCGGGCTTGCTTCCGTGAAGACCGAGCTCTCCCACACGGTGATCCTGATCGAGGACTCGTCGCCCAACAAGGAACAAATTCCTTACGAGATATGCGATGATACATCATCGGATGACGAGGTAAACTCTCCTCTACTAAAGCCAAAGAAAGAAGTTTCCCGTAAACTCAACTTTCCTGATGATGCATGTTCGGGAATATCACCGGCATTCCCAATCACTTACAAGAGCAGTGTGTTCGTCCCATGGTCACCGATCGAGGAGAAGTTCGCATGTCCATCGAGTAATGCTTTCCCCGGGAAGCTCAAAGAAAACATGAGCGCTGACCCCGGATACGGGGGGAGTTCTTGCGCTTCGTCGTCACCTTTTAAGTAG